A window from Mus caroli chromosome 2, CAROLI_EIJ_v1.1, whole genome shotgun sequence encodes these proteins:
- the Psma7 gene encoding proteasome subunit alpha type-7, translated as MSYDRAITVFSPDGHLFQVEYAQEAVKKGSTAVGVRGKDIVVLGVEKKSVAKLQDERTVRKICALDDNVCMAFAGLTADARIVINRARVECQSHRLTVEDPVTVEYITRYIASLKQRYTQSNGRRPFGISALIVGFDFDGTPRLYQTDPSGTYHAWKANAIGRGAKSVREFLEKNYTDDAIETDDLTIKLVIKALLEVVQSGGKNIELAVMRRDQPLKILNPEEIEKYVAEIEKEKEENEKKKQKKAS; from the exons ATGAGCTACGACCGCGCCATCACCGTCTTCTCGCCCGACGGCCACCTCTTCCAAGTGGAGTACGCGCAGGAGGCGGTCAAAAAGGGCTCCACCGCG GTTGGTGTTCGAGGAAAGGACATTGTTGTTCTtggtgtggaaaaaaaatcagtggccaaGCTACAGGATGAAAGAACAGTACGAAAAATCTGCGCCTTGGACGATAACGTCTGTATGGCCTTTGCAG GTCTCACCGCTGATGCAAGGATAGTCATCAACAGAGCCCGGGTAGAGTGCCAGAGCCACCGGCTGACAGTGGAGGACCCAGTGACTGTGGAGTACATCACCCGCTACATTGCGAGTCTGAAGCAG CGTTATACACAGAGCAATGGGCGCAGGCCATTTGGTATCTCGGCCCTAATTGTGGGTTTTGACTTTGATGGCACTCCCAGACTCTATCAGACTGACCCCTCGGGCACATACCATGCTTGGAAG GCCAATGCTATAGGCCGGGGCGCCAAGTCGGTGCGTGAATTTCTGGAGAAGAACTACACAGATGATGCCATTGAAACAGATGATCTGACCATCAAACTTGTGATCAAGGCACTGTTAGAA GTGGTCCAGTCAGGTGGCAAAAACATCGAACTTGCCGTCATGAGGCGGGATCAGCCTCTCAAG ATTCTAAATCCTGAAGAAATTGAGAAGTATGTTGCTGAAattgagaag